The DNA sequence CCGAACCGGCCGGACCGGGGCCGTGGGTGGCCGGGCCGTGTTCCCAGGCCACCACCGTGTCCATGGTGACCAGCGCGCCGGTGGCCGGCTCGGCCGCCACCACGCTGAGCAGCGTGCTCGTCCAGGCGTACCCGACGGAGCTGGCGAGGCTGCGTCGCGCGGCCTCGACCAGGCCGCGCACGGCGGCGTCCGGGAGCACGTCCTGGGGCAGCAGCGAGACGTCGTCGCCGGCGGTGACCACCTTGCCCAGCAACGCGAGCCGCAGCATCTCCGGGGGGACCGCGGCCGTCACCGCGACCGGCCCGGCCAGCGTGACGCGGCCCGCCGGGGCGCAGGGCAACGGGCTCACCGTGACCTGGCCGCCGGCCCGCAGGCCGAGGTTGCCGAGCAGCAGGTCGTCGGCGTACAGCAGGGCGCTGCTGGTGCCCGGGTCGGCGGCGGCGGCGATGCCGGCGGTCACCCGGCGGCCGGTCAGCCGCACCGGGTCGCCGGGCCGCAGCGCCAACGCGGTCAGCACCTCGGGGTGGAGGCGTACGACGCCGCGACGGGCGTCCAGCGCGGCCGGCCGCAGGCTCGCGGTCAGGGTCAGGTCGGGTTCCGCCACCCGCCGACAGTAGCCGCCGAACACCACGGCCCGTCGGGGTCAGCGCGGGCCCGGGTCGTCCAGGAGCGAGGGGTTCCGGCGGATCAGCTCGGCGAGCCGGGCCGCCGGGTCGGCCTCCCGCGGGTCGTGGCCGGGGGCGGCCACCGTCTTCACCGAAATCGGCCAGGCCGGCGGCGGCGTCGGCGCGGACGCCGGACCCACCGTCACCTCCGGCCCCGACCAGGAGACCCGCAACGGGTACGCCTGCACGCCCACCTCCACCCGCAGCGTCACGGCGAGCCCGCGATGCGCGGCGACCACCCGCCGGACCGCCTCGGCGACCTCCTCGACCGGGTCCCGCCGCGGCGGTGCCGAGCCGCCCCGCAGCCGGTACGCGCCGTGCCCCGCCCGGTCCTCCGCCGGTTCGGCCCCGGCGGGCGTGCCCCGGTCGACCGCCTCGGCCGGCTCGCCGGGCAGCGGCACGCGTTGGCGCTGCGCCTCCTCGCGTCGGGCCAGCCGGGCCAGTGTCTCGTCCAGATCACCCCTCATCGTGTCCACCCCTTCGAAGAGCACGGACCGAACCGGTGGGCGGTTCAGCGTTCCCGGGACCGGGTGGCCCGGTCCAGCGCCCGGTCCAGGACGACCAGCAGGGCGTCCCGTACGGAGAGCCGGTCCCGGGCGTCGAACTGCACCAGCGGCACGTGCTCGGCGATCGCCAGCGCCCAGCGGACCGACGGCAGGTCCAGTGCCAGCCGCCCGTCGAAGGCGTTGACGCCCACGGCGAACGGCAGCCCGGCCCGCTCGAAGAAGTCGATCGCCGGATAGCAGTCGTCGAGCCGGGCGCTGTCCACCACCACCAGCGCGCCGAGCGCGCCCCGGGCCAGGTCGTCCCACATGAAGCCGAACCGGGCCTGGCCGGGCGTACCGAAGAGGTAGAGCTTCAGGCTGCGGTCGATGGTCACGCAGCCGAAGTCCATCGCCACCGTGGTGGTGGTCTTCCCGGCCACCCCGCCCGGGTCGTCGACGCCGATCCCGGCGGTGGTCATCTCCGCCTCGGTGGTCAGCGGCGCGATCTCGGAGATCGCGCCCACCGTGGTGGTCTTGCCGACG is a window from the Micromonospora sp. DSM 45708 genome containing:
- a CDS encoding GTP-binding protein; this translates as MDFVRSPEWRAAAPGGPSANNVPTRYGNPAPLIGRATPPPPAGPPLPYRPPGGPGEPAPIVSRVPAPRPPIPVKILIAGGFGVGKTTTVGAISEIAPLTTEAEMTTAGIGVDDPGGVAGKTTTTVAMDFGCVTIDRSLKLYLFGTPGQARFGFMWDDLARGALGALVVVDSARLDDCYPAIDFFERAGLPFAVGVNAFDGRLALDLPSVRWALAIAEHVPLVQFDARDRLSVRDALLVVLDRALDRATRSRER